The genome window TGAAATACCTTCTTCTTTCAAAAATGTATTCAGTTAAGTTTACCGTTTTTCAATGTCATCCAGAATTCACAATGAGTCGATTTCACCGTAAAGAGAAATCATCTCCAGTACTGTCATTGCCGCTTCTCCACCTTTGTTTCCTGCTTTTGTGCCGGCCCTTTCGATTGCCTGCTCAATGGTGTCGGTAGTCAGAACACCGAAACCCACAGGAATCTGATACTTCAGCATCACATCCGAAATTCCCCTGCTGGCCGTTCCGGCAACAAAATCAAAATGCGGTGTCGATCCGCGGATAACAACACCCAGACAGATCAGAGCATTGTATTTGCCGGTTTCGGCCAATTTTGACGTAATTAAGGGAATTTCAAACGATCCCGGACAATATACGGCATCTATGTGTGTTTCATCAACCCCGTGCCGCTTCAAAGTATCTACCGCTCCTTCCAGCAGCCGTTCGGTGATAAAACTGTTCCATCGGGATACGATGATTCCGATTTTGGCATCTGTAACGTTAAACGTCCCTTCAATCTTGTTCACTTGCATAATGTTTCTGAATAAGTTTTGGAATTTTTCTGTGGTTCAGCTGCCCTTGTCTTCAATAATGGTGAATCGGGTTCCAGTTTGGTGTGAATCGTACCAAAATGGTGAAAATCCTGCACACTTCCATGAAAATCTGATCCTCCGGTAATTAACAGATCGAAATTTTCACAGTAATCGGTAAAACGGCGCTGATGCCAGGAGTTATGCGATGAATGAAAACACTCAATGCCGTCCAGTCCATACTCCCTGAACTTTTTTATATCTATGAAAGTGTAGTTGTCAGCGGGATGGGCGAGTATTGCATAGCCTCCTGCCTGATGGACCAGATCTATGGCTTCGGAAATATCCGGATAGTCAATTTGATGATAGGCACTTGAGCTGTTCCCAAGGTACCGGAAAAACACTTCCTGAATGTCGGCTGCAAATCCCTTTTTAATCATCACCCGGGCGATGTGCGGACGTCCGATTGATGCATTTCCCGCTTCCCCGAGGACTTCATCATAAGAAATATCAAAACCAAGCTTGTTGAGGTTATGGATGATACTTTGCGCCCGTTCAATTCTTTTGTCTTTCTGCCCCCGGAAAAGTCCGGTCATGACACCGGCATCCTCAAATGAATACGCCAGAAGATGACACTCCCTGTTCTGATAAATGGTGCTTACTTCGGCAGCATTGACAACCTGCAGGGGGGTTCCCTCCGAAGCCAGCTTTGCCTCGGCCACCCCGTCAATGGTGTCATGGTCCGTGATCGCAATTACATCAAGGTCCGTTGTCAGTGCATGTGCAACAACCTGCGCTGGTGATAGTTTACCGTCGGATGCCGTGGTATGAATGTGAAGATCTGCTTTAAGCAAAATAATAACAGGTGTCAGGGTTCAAGGATGGACAACCAGGCCGCATTGTCTTCAAGTATTTCGATACTCTTCAACACTGCCTTATCCGATTCCAGCTGTTTTTTCATGCGTCCGCCGGCTCCATCGAAACGTGAAATAAGTTCAAGCATCAGTTCTTTCCTGATGTATTCGGAATACCGTTCTTTTTGTTTCTGTTTTTCAAGGTCTATGAGCTCCTGCATGGCTTTAATACGGTCCTCCGACTCCTGCTTGAGCGATTCGTCCAGTGTTTCCGTAAATTCATTGAACTTCCGCTCCGTACGAGTCGCATACTCAAAATCCTGATTCTCAAGGTAAGCCAAAAACGCATCATAAGCTTCCGCTGAATCGATTTCATCGCCCTTGATATCTTTATCTGATGTATACTCATTGGCAAAGAAGAAATAGTGGCTGTTTTGAAGCAGCGCGATTTCGAGCATGCTTTGCTGCCGTTTTTCAGCTTTGATATCGGGCTCAATGCCGATTCCTTCATAGACCGTTCTGCCACCCCTGGTCTTGAATTCGGTCCGAAGCGAGTCGGGGACTTCATCCATTTCCGCAGCTTCTTCTTCTGAAAGGTAGGGTGTCGACTGTATGGACCGGCCGCTCGGCACATAATATTTTGAGGTGGTCATTTTCAGCGACATATTATAGGAAAGCGGCTGGACTATCTGTACCAGACCTTTTCCAAAGCTGCGCTCGCCGATGACCACAGCTCTGTCAAGATCCTGCAGCGCTCCGCTAACAATCTCGGAGGCACTGGCGCTTCCACCGTTTTGAAGCACAACCAGCGGCTTATCGGGGAAAACCGGCTGTTCTCTTGTTTTGTACTCCTGGTTTGCCCGGGAGAGCCGCCCTTCTGTCCAGACAACCCGCTCGCCGGCAGGAACAAACTTGTCAATGATTTTTACAGCCTCGTCAAGCAAGCCGCCGGGGTTATTCCGCACATCCAGGACCAGCCCGTCAAGGGAACCCTCTTCCTGCATATCCAGAATGGCCTCTCTGACTTCTTCGGCAGCATTTTGGGCAAAACGCCTGAGCAGGATGTATCCTATTCGAGAATCAGAATCCAGAGTTGTGAAATAACTCACATTTTTAACCTCGATTGTCTCACGGGTCAGCTCGAAGTCGATGGGCTCATCAATTCCGTATCGCCTGATGGTCATATTTACCGTGGAACCGGGGTCCCCCCTCAGAAGACTCTGCAGGTCATCGGTGCTCAGGCCCTGTACATCGGTATCATTTACATTCAGAATAACATCACCGGCCCGAATTCCTTTGCGCTCAGCTGAGTATCCTTCAATGGGAGCAATAACAACCAGCTCGCCGCCACGGGCTCCTACCTCCAGCCCGACACCGGCATACTGCCCGGTAGTCACAATATCCATCTGTCTGCTGCCTGACTCATCAATTAAAACAGTGTAGGGATCCAGCTCCTTGAGCATGGAGTGAATCCCCCGCCTGATAAGCTTTTCAGGATCAACTTCATGGATGTAGTTACTTGACAGCTGTTCGTAAACTTCACTGAAGATGGTAAAGTTTTTATGGATCTGAAAATAGGGATCAGACCGGTGAACAAAGCCTGCACCGACAAGCAGCAACAAAAGGAGTGTTATCAGGAGATACCTGGGATAGGAAAAAATGTTGGTTTTCATGGGTGACAGAAGGCCGGTTTCAGAAAAATGTCAATTCGGAATTCGTAACGTCTGTCCGGAGTAAATTCGTGTTGAAGAGAGATTGTTCAGATTTTGAATTTCCTGCACAGTCGTATTGAAGCTTCTTGCAATATTCGAGAGGTTGTCATTGGGCCGGACAGTGTAGGTCCGGTATTCCCCGTCAGAACCGTCGGCTACCTGGGTTGCGGCATCTGAGGCAGAAAAGCTGTCACGCTCCGCCCGGCTCATGTCATTCAGCTTCGCATATTGCTGCTGCAGGTTGGACGGGACATATATGGTCAGTCTTTGGCCGGGCCGTATTAAATTGCTGATGTTGTTCCATGAACGAATACGCCACGCCTGGGTATCAAACCATTCCGCTATGTGTCCGACGGTATCTCCGGATTTCACAACATAGGTAACAGCTTCTGAATTGGCAGGCCTGTTGGACGCAGAG of Natronogracilivirga saccharolytica contains these proteins:
- the ribE gene encoding 6,7-dimethyl-8-ribityllumazine synthase, yielding MNKIEGTFNVTDAKIGIIVSRWNSFITERLLEGAVDTLKRHGVDETHIDAVYCPGSFEIPLITSKLAETGKYNALICLGVVIRGSTPHFDFVAGTASRGISDVMLKYQIPVGFGVLTTDTIEQAIERAGTKAGNKGGEAAMTVLEMISLYGEIDSL
- a CDS encoding S41 family peptidase — protein: MKTNIFSYPRYLLITLLLLLLVGAGFVHRSDPYFQIHKNFTIFSEVYEQLSSNYIHEVDPEKLIRRGIHSMLKELDPYTVLIDESGSRQMDIVTTGQYAGVGLEVGARGGELVVIAPIEGYSAERKGIRAGDVILNVNDTDVQGLSTDDLQSLLRGDPGSTVNMTIRRYGIDEPIDFELTRETIEVKNVSYFTTLDSDSRIGYILLRRFAQNAAEEVREAILDMQEEGSLDGLVLDVRNNPGGLLDEAVKIIDKFVPAGERVVWTEGRLSRANQEYKTREQPVFPDKPLVVLQNGGSASASEIVSGALQDLDRAVVIGERSFGKGLVQIVQPLSYNMSLKMTTSKYYVPSGRSIQSTPYLSEEEAAEMDEVPDSLRTEFKTRGGRTVYEGIGIEPDIKAEKRQQSMLEIALLQNSHYFFFANEYTSDKDIKGDEIDSAEAYDAFLAYLENQDFEYATRTERKFNEFTETLDESLKQESEDRIKAMQELIDLEKQKQKERYSEYIRKELMLELISRFDGAGGRMKKQLESDKAVLKSIEILEDNAAWLSILEP
- a CDS encoding PHP domain-containing protein; amino-acid sequence: MLKADLHIHTTASDGKLSPAQVVAHALTTDLDVIAITDHDTIDGVAEAKLASEGTPLQVVNAAEVSTIYQNRECHLLAYSFEDAGVMTGLFRGQKDKRIERAQSIIHNLNKLGFDISYDEVLGEAGNASIGRPHIARVMIKKGFAADIQEVFFRYLGNSSSAYHQIDYPDISEAIDLVHQAGGYAILAHPADNYTFIDIKKFREYGLDGIECFHSSHNSWHQRRFTDYCENFDLLITGGSDFHGSVQDFHHFGTIHTKLEPDSPLLKTRAAEPQKNSKTYSETLCK